Proteins from one Juglans microcarpa x Juglans regia isolate MS1-56 chromosome 6S, Jm3101_v1.0, whole genome shotgun sequence genomic window:
- the LOC121237071 gene encoding NAC domain-containing protein 71-like: MGGATLPPGFRFHPTDEELVGYYLKRKVERLPIELEVIPVVDLYKCDPWELPEKSFLPIRDMEWFFFCPRDRKYPNGTRTNRATKSGYWKATGKDKKVVCQTNLMGYRKTLVFYRGRAPLGDRTDWVMHEYRLCDDLSQESPSFQGAFALCRVVKKNEHTQKMNDHGEPKAKRAGSSLSNGDQTSMTIPNVPVSIPNEILSRASYPCNESQYSSPITSPYEVLPMAESEPALMKTSPTNFWVPPELILDSSKDYPQVQEAASEYPQYQNPSSSTSWPPYEHAEIASSSSYSNFNGEVEVSDDLTGYGCMFPYSGHANYMGFFGSEDVTCEGYDQSSSLVYPHLF; encoded by the exons ATGGGAGGGGCAACACTGCCACCGGGATTTCGTTTCCACCCAACCGATGAGGAATTGGTGGGTTATTACCTGAAGAGAAAAGTGGAGAGGCTTCCAATTGAGCTCGAAGTTATTCCAGTAGTGGATTTGTACAAATGCGATCCCTGGGAGTTGCCAG AGAAATCATTCCTTCCTATACGAGATATGGAATGGTTCTTCTTCTGTCCCCGGGATAGAAAGTACCCGAATGGCACACGAACAAATAGAGCCACCAAATCTGGATACTGGAAAGCCACTGGAAAAGATAAGAAGGTTGTCTGTCAGACTAATTTGATGGGGTATCGCAAGACCCTAGTTTTCTATCGTGGACGGGCTCCTTTAGGCGATCGAACAGACTGGGTAATGCATGAGTACCGCCTTTGTGATGATCTCTCGCAGGAATCACCGAGTTTCCAG GGAGCTTTTGCTTTGTGCCGTGTTGTTAAGAAGAATGAGCACACACAGAAGATGAATGATCATGGAGAGCCAAAAGCTAAGAGGGCAGGGAGCAGTTTGAGTAATGGGGATCAGACCTCCATGACAATTCCAAACGTGCCCGTAAGCATTCCCAATGAAATTCTCTCTCGAGCAAGTTACCCGTGCAATGAGAGTCAGTATTCTAGCCCTATCACTTCTCCTTATGAAGTTCTTCCTATGGCAGAGTCTGAGCCTGCTTTGATGAAGACAAGTCCTACAAATTTCTGGGTCCCACCAGAGCTAATTCTTGATTCTTCAAAG GACTACCCACAAGTACAAGAAGCTGCATCTGAATACCCACAGTACCAGAATCCAAGCTCGTCAACTTCTTGGCCACCATACGAACATGCAGAAATCGCATCAAGTTCATCGTATTCAAATTTCAACGGGGAAGTCGAAGTTTCTGATGATTTGACCGGATATGGCTGCATGTTTCCTTACTCTGGGCATGCAAACTACATGGGCTTTTTTGGAAGTGAGGATGTTACATGTGAAGGTTATGACCAGAGCAGTTCACTAGTCTACCCACATCTCTTCtga